The Longimicrobiaceae bacterium DNA segment AACAGACGCGGCGGGGCGAATTCGAGCATTCGCCCCGCCGCTCCTTTTCAGGTAGTCGTGGGTCGGCCGACGGAGCCCTCAGGGCAGCGCGAACACGTGCAGCGCCGTGCCGCGCGGGGCGCCGAACATCTCGGGGGCGAATCCCTCGATCCATCCGCCCCATCCCGCGGGCACCGCCACGTACTGCTTCCCGCCCACGCTGTAGGTGACCGGGTTGCTGTGGATGCCGTTCCCCGTCTGGTACGTCCACAGCACCTCGCCGGTGCGGGCGTGGAGGGCGTGGAGCGCGCCGGAGGGCTCGCCTACGAACACCAGGTCGCCCGCGGTGGTGAGGAGGGAGGCCACGATGGGATGGCGCGCCCGCCACCCCCACACCTGCCGCCCCGTCGCGGGGTCGAACGCCTTCACCTCGCCCCACTGCTCGTGCGGCCGCACGTCTGCGTCCCCGCCCAGGTAGAAGAGCCCCTCGCGGAAGACCGTGGGGCCGCGCCGGAACCGGGCGCACGCCTCCACCACGGGGGTGTAGAGCAGCCGCGTGCGCTGGCTGTAGGAGGCGTGAGGCCACTCCTTCGCCCCGGCGGGGCCCGGGCAGATGTCCGTCCCCTCGGGGGTGGGGACGAGCTTCCGGGTCACCGCCCCCGTCGTCGGGTGGATGTCACCCCAGGTGGCGCGGGCGAACGGGACGGCGCGCACCAGCCGGCCGTTGGTGCGGTCCAGGACGAAGAAGTACCCGTTCTTGTCGAAGTGCGCCAGCAGCTTCCGCCCGTCCTGCTCGAAGAGGATGTTCTCGTTCACCCCGTCGTAGTCCCAGACGTCGTGCGGCGTCCACTGGTAGTGCCAGCGCAGGGTGCCGTCGTCGGGGTCGATTGCCACCACCGAGCTGGTGTAGAGGTTGTCGCCGGGGCGCGGGCCGCCGTCGAAGAGCGGGCCCGGGTTGCCGGTCCCCCAGTAGACCAGGTCGAGCTCCGGGTCGTAGGTCCCGGTGATCCAGGCTGTCCCCCCGCCCCGCTCCCACGCGTCCTCGCTACGCCAGGTCTCGCTTCCGGGCTCACCGGGCTTGGGGACGTTGTAGCGCCGCCAGATGCGTCGGCCGGTGTCGACGTCGAAGGCGTCCATGTGCCCGCGCACCCCGTACTCCGCCCCCGAGCTCCCCACGATCACCAGGTTCTTCACCACCAGCGGCGCCACGGTGGCGCTCTCCCCGGCGCGCGGGTCGGCGAACGCCTGCTGCCACACCGGCTTCCCGTTCGTCGCGTCGAGCGCCACCACGCGGCCGTCCTGCGTGGCGAAGATCACCTTGCCCTTCGCGACCGCCACCCCGCGGTTCACGTTCCCGCAGCACAGGGGCTGGTCCAGCGGGATCTCGTGCTTGTACTGCCAGAGCATCCGCCCGTCGGTGGCGTCGAGCGCCCAGACGTAGCCGTCCCACCCGGAGACGAACATCACCCCGTCCACCACGATCGGCGCCGCCTCGAAGGAGAAGGTGGCCGGGTTGGCGATCAGCCCCAGGGGA contains these protein-coding regions:
- a CDS encoding PQQ-dependent dehydrogenase, methanol/ethanol family, translating into MIEIRSGHRAAAVALLALGGAACARSLPQWPVTETSKPMSALNEAMVGSAPPVAGSVTSDRIRNARAEPQNWLTYYGAYDGQRYSTLDQINTGNVRNLRPAWSFQFAPLGLIANPATFSFEAAPIVVDGVMFVSGWDGYVWALDATDGRMLWQYKHEIPLDQPLCCGNVNRGVAVAKGKVIFATQDGRVVALDATNGKPVWQQAFADPRAGESATVAPLVVKNLVIVGSSGAEYGVRGHMDAFDVDTGRRIWRRYNVPKPGEPGSETWRSEDAWERGGGTAWITGTYDPELDLVYWGTGNPGPLFDGGPRPGDNLYTSSVVAIDPDDGTLRWHYQWTPHDVWDYDGVNENILFEQDGRKLLAHFDKNGYFFVLDRTNGRLVRAVPFARATWGDIHPTTGAVTRKLVPTPEGTDICPGPAGAKEWPHASYSQRTRLLYTPVVEACARFRRGPTVFREGLFYLGGDADVRPHEQWGEVKAFDPATGRQVWGWRARHPIVASLLTTAGDLVFVGEPSGALHALHARTGEVLWTYQTGNGIHSNPVTYSVGGKQYVAVPAGWGGWIEGFAPEMFGAPRGTALHVFALP